The Cervus elaphus chromosome 9, mCerEla1.1, whole genome shotgun sequence genomic interval AGTGTCCTTTGATAGGAATTGAATAATAAATTAGAGTATCACCTCATAATAATGATTCTAACAGATTTCAGTATATAGTCAGCAGAAAAACCCACACCAAAATCACATCAACCAGGATAATATTTATGCACAAAAATgtccatgctcttcatattatcaCAGGGTCAATTCTTAAATTCCCATTAGAAATAAACTTAgtcaaaagtaattttaaataattagagAGAGAAGTAAGAGGGAAATTTATTCCTTCACAATAAATTTGTTAAGTTATATTGAACTGTGCTGTGccatgctaagtcgcatcagtcgtgtccgactctgtgcgatcctatgaacagtggcccgccaggctccttgttccatgggattctgcaggcaagaatactggaatgagtagcctttcccttctccaggggagcttccagaCCCAGGGTCTGAACCAGCATGtcttacatctaacctgcattgTGTTTATCACTATGAAGCCCCATATTGAATTGTAATACCCATAATTTTATAACTAAGGCAGCTATAAATATGACTATGAATATGACATTTAAAAACTTTCTGTCTAGCACGTAAtgtcaaagaaaatatatttcaaaaataaagaaacaatagaCACTTCAtttgttatattaatataatttttctttatttaataggtggcttatacttttaaaatacaatgaATCAAACACTGACAGTGGAATTCATGCTTGTGAGATTTACTGAGAATCAGATACTACTGAGGCTGCAAGCTGGGCTCTTCTCACTGATCTACCTAGTATCTATGTTGGAGAATTTAATTATCATCTTCCTCACAATTCTTGACCAACACCTCCACACACCAATGTACTTTTTCCTCAGGCATTTGTCCTTTTTAGATCTGTGCCTTATTTCTACCACAGTCCCCAAATTTATTTTCAACTGCATCACCTTCACTGAGTCCATCTCTTACCTGGAATGTGTGTTACAGCTTTTCCTGGTAGTACTAATGGCTGGGTCAGAGACTGGTATTCTCACTGTGATGTCCTGTGACCGCTATGTTGCCATCTGTCGCCCTCTGCATTATGAGGCTGTCATGAGCAAAAGGACCTGTGTCCAGTTGATGGCTGTGTCCTGGTTCAACGGTGGATCCCTGGGAATATTGTACTCCACTGGGACATTCTCTTTGAACTTTTGTGGGTCCAATAAGATACATCAGTTCTTTTGTGATGTTCCTGCCTTACTAAAACTCACTTGTTCTCAAGAACATGCAGCTATTACTGTCAGTGTGGCCATTGGGGTCTGTTATGCATTTTCATGTTTAGTTTGCATTGCGGTCTcctatgtgtatattttttccaCTGTGTTGAAGATCCGAACCAGAGTGAACCAGTCCAAAGCCTTTGCTACCTGCCTGCCTCACCTCGTTGTTGTGAGTGCACTCCTTTTAATGGGTGCTGTTGCTTATTTAAAGCCACCATCCAACAGTCCTTCTCTTCTAGACTTGCTGGTGTCTGTGTTCTATTCTGTGGTACCCCCAACCTTGAACCCTGTTATCTACTGTCTGAAGAATAAGGACATTAAATCAGCTCTAGTAAAGTCCTGTGGAATGTTAAAAGCAGTGGAGTAATGAAAAGATGATAAAAGCTGAAGTTAGGAAGTAGGATTTTCTTTTATGTTCTGTTATTAACAAGCTGCTTGAAATTGTTTCTATTAAAGAATTCTGATTAATAAAGAATAAGATATTCATAATTTTCACAAATGTAcactagtatttttaaaattgagatataattgacatgtattattatattagtttcaagaaCAAAACATAATGATTCTATACTTGTATCGGTTGCAAAATCATCactacaataagtttagttaacatccttATCCCTATGTAATTACACATTGTTTTCTCTtgtgatgaaaaaaattaagatccaCTTTCTTagtactttcaaatatataatacaactTTATcaattatagtcaccatgttgtacactATATCcccatgaattatttattttagaagtgGGAGGTTGTGTGTTTGATAAATGTTTACCCATTTTGCACACCCTAGTCACTCCTCTGGCAATTACAAATTTGCTTTCTGTATCTATcagcttggggcttcccttgtagctcggttagtaaaaaatctgcctgtaatgcatgaaacgtgggttcaattcctgggtcaggaggatcccctggagaaagaaatggtaacccaccccagtattcttgcctggagaatcccatagacagaggagcccggctggCTCCTGGGGTCCATGGGTTCTCAAGAAGTcaaatatgacttagcaactaatctTCCTCTATGAgcttattttgttgttattgtttaggtTCCACCTTCAGTGAAATCATACTCTGTCTGATATGTCACCTAACAGAATGACTTCCATGATTCATGATGttgaaaatggaaagattttattattttaacagctGAATAACACTTCACCTCTTTGTTTTCGTTGCATTACTTTGTCGTTACTTGTGTCATATCTATGCAATGTATGACTTTTAGCTCTTTAATCTGTTTATGCTTGTATAAGCTCCAAAGTGTTCTTCTTGTGTGATTTTATAATAACTCTTCATACTCAGAGAGAACATgttattctttctttattgtgAAATTATTAGCTTTTTCCAtgcaatttttatataattttaaaaagtagcttaCCAAGTTTCTCAGAACATAAGATAGGTTgatttttatatacattcttATTTAATCTATTACCTGGGAAAAATTTTAATCTTTACCTATTGGATTTTCTAATCTATAAacattattcattttcatttgcctCATTACATAAGTAAATTATTTCCTTCTTGCTTAAAACTCATTCTTTCAAAGGGACACATTGTCTTTAAGACatgttggttttggttttgtgagctttttgttttctcttagaactctttgcgaccctatggactgtagcctaccacgcttctctgtccatgagattctccagaaaagaatactggagtggattgccatgccctccttcaggggatcttcccaactcaggaatcgaacccacatctcttatgtctcctgcattggcaggcaagttctttaccactagtgccctctgggaagcccattctccatagcagctgtaccgatttacatgcccaccaacagtgtaggagggttcccttttctgcacaccctctccagcatttattgtttatagagtttttgatgatggtcattctcattggtgtgaggtgatatctcattgtagttttgatttgcaatacTCTGATAATTAGAgctattgagcatcttttcatgtacctcttggcTATTCTTCTTTGAAGAAGTGTCTATTTTGATATTCCATTCATTTTTTGATTGTTTCCTTTTGTACATTGAGTGgggtgagctgtttgtatattttgaagattaatcccttgtcagtcatttcatttgcaaatattttctcccattctgttagctgtctttttcactttgcttatggtttcctttgccaaGCAAAAGCTTTTATTTAGCTATGTctcattttataattattgtttttatttttattactctaagaggtggatcAAAAACATCTAGCTTCAATTTATGTCAGGGAGTATTcttcttatgttttcctctaggagatttatagtgtctggtcttagatttaggtctttaatccattttgagtttatttttatgtatggtgataaaaagtgttctaatttttttcttttacattattttctttttttccatttattattatttttttttagtttgaggctaattactttacaatattgtagtggttttaaaattagaattgtCACTCCATTTATTTGTGGCTTCCCTTATTGTTAACTAGAAGTATATTTATCTAAATGGTCTTGTGAAACaatcttttttcatttcagtgtttTGTCCTTTGCTTCCtacccctggggcttccctgctggctcagagggtaaagagtctgcctgcaatgtgggagaactggctttgatccctgggtcgagaagatcccctggaaaaggaaatggcaacccactccagtattcttgcctggagaatccccatggacagaggaacctggtgggctacggtccatagggtcgcaaagagttggacacggctgagcgacttcactttcagtttattactcctaatttttttttttaagtttattcagtttttcaatctgggttcaatttttttaatatacatctTCAAAAGATCTTTGCTAGGCCTGACAGTggcattcattatttcatttgccAGAAATTGGCACATTGCCCTATACTAGCTGCAAAGGGACCTCGGCTCAgcattttttcagaaaatatagaagaactatggaagaaacaggaaaactggTCACTactaggctttttaaaaatatatatatttatttatttggctttgccaggtcttatttgcagcactTGGGGTCTTTATTTTAGTTGTGTCACTCGGGATCTGCATGCGGATGCTCTTGCGGCAAATGGGATCTAGTTACTAGGCTCCAAATGGGGTTTTCACATTGCTGAGGGGACTGCTTTCTATGCAggagaaaggaaatataaaaatattctggtCAAACTTAGCATTAATAGAAACATAAATGTCTGGTCTGCTGACATGGCATCGTGGGTAGGGGTAGCTTCATTTTGGGCCCAGAAAGTTATTTCAACACCACTAGTTTATCATTATCTTTCTAATGTGCTATAATATGTGAAA includes:
- the LOC122701046 gene encoding olfactory receptor 14K1-like → MLVRFTENQILLRLQAGLFSLIYLVSMLENLIIIFLTILDQHLHTPMYFFLRHLSFLDLCLISTTVPKFIFNCITFTESISYLECVLQLFLVVLMAGSETGILTVMSCDRYVAICRPLHYEAVMSKRTCVQLMAVSWFNGGSLGILYSTGTFSLNFCGSNKIHQFFCDVPALLKLTCSQEHAAITVSVAIGVCYAFSCLVCIAVSYVYIFSTVLKIRTRVNQSKAFATCLPHLVVVSALLLMGAVAYLKPPSNSPSLLDLLVSVFYSVVPPTLNPVIYCLKNKDIKSALVKSCGMLKAVE